The segment AGTAAAAGTGTCGCAAAACACTGTATTAACACTGCCTTTGGATATTAGTATTGAAGATAAATACAGCGATAATCCTTTTGCAACTTTCGATTATTCCGATTTCAGCACATCAAAGGCTATGACATTAAATGAAGTTGTAAAAACTTTGGATAAAGCTGCGGAAGATCCAAGCATTTCCGGAATTTTTATGGACATAAGTGCAGTTCCTACCGGATTTGGAAACTTAGAAGAAGTCCGCAATGCACTTATGGATTTTAGATCATCGGGTAAGTTTATTTACGCTTACGCCGATAATTTATCTCAAAAAGGTTATTATATTGCATCGGTTGCCGACAGCGTTTTCTTGAATCCCGTTGGTGGTATGGAATTTAAAGGCTTGGCAACTCAAGTAGCCTTTTTCAGCGGATTGCTAAAAAAATTAGATGTTGAACCGCAAATTATACGTCATGGTAAGTTTAAAAGTGCTGTAGAACCTTTTATTCAGGACAAAATGAGCCCTGAAAATCGTTTGCAAACCGAAGTGTTTTTAGGAAGTATGTGGCAGCATATCCTACAGCAAATTTCTCAAAAACGAGATATTTCGGTTGAAGAATTGAACAATATTGCCGAACAATATTTAATCAATAGTGCCGATGATGCATTGGAACATAAGCTTGTAGATAGATTGGTTTACAAAGATCAGGTTTTGCAAACCATTGCCAACAAAACGGAAGCCAAAGATACAGAGAGTATAAAATTCTTAAAACTTAGCGAATATTTTTCATCGGCAAATGCAAAAGTATCTGAAATAAGCAAAGACAGAATAGCCGTTATTTACGCCTCGGGTAATATTATTAAAGGAAAAGGCAGTGGTGCCAGTAGCGAAGTTATTTCCGATGAAAAAATAAGCAAACTAATACGCAAAGCCAGAAATGACGACAAAATAAAAGCAGTTGTATTTCGTATTAATTCACCCGGTGGCGACGCTTTGGCTTCGGAAGTAATTTGGCGTGAAGCTAAGCTAACCAAAGAAGTAAAACCGTTTATAGTTTCAATGGGTAATGTAGCTGCTTCGGGTGGCTATTATATAGCTTGTCCTGCCGACAAAATTTTTTCAAACCCAACAACGCTAACAGGCTCTATTGGTGTGTTTGGAGTAATTCCTAACATTCAAAAGTTTTTTAGCAATAAATTAGGAGTAACTTTCGATCAGGTTAAAACCAATAAGCATTCCGATTATATTTCCGGACTTCGTCCATTGACAGCAGAAGAAACGCAGTTTTTAACTAAAAACATTGAAGATATTTATACGGTTTTTACAAGTCGTGTTGCCGAAGGCAGAAATATGTCAGTCGCTGATGTTGATAATATCGGTCAAGGTCGTGTTTGGAGCGGTATTAATGCTAAACAAATAGGGCTTGTCGACGAATTTGGCGGACTTAAAGCTGCCGTTGCAGAAGCTGCAAATTTGGCTAAATTGGACTCATACAGAGTGGTTGAATATCCCAAAAGGAAAGACCCAATGGAATTAATTATGGAATCGATAAGCAATATGTCGGAAACTAAAATTAAAAACGAATTTGGCGAGTACTACAACTACATCCAAATGATTAAGCAAGTTAAACAAATGGAAGGCGTACAAGCTCTAATGCCACAAAACTACGACATATACTAATAGAGTAAATTAAATAAGAAAAGGTGTTATGTTTATTAAGAATCATAACACCTTTTTCTTTTTACTTCAACAACTAACTTACACTTGTTGAATTAAATTACAATTAAAACTAAAACGCGAATCCGAATCTAACACCTGTATTTAAAAGTGTTCCGGAGTACGCCATATCTACCCATGTATCGTTGTACCATGGCGAAATGCCACTGTTAAAATTATCAAAAGAAACTCTGATACCGACTCCTGCGAAGGCATCAATGTAAAAATGTCTTCCTATTAACCATTGGTAACCCACCTGAATGGTAGCTCCCACACGACTTACAACAACGTCGACGTCTTTATATTCAACT is part of the Lentimicrobiaceae bacterium genome and harbors:
- the sppA gene encoding signal peptide peptidase SppA: MKQFFKFMFASMLGFILASVVVFIIFMGMIASAMKFAKSEEVKVSQNTVLTLPLDISIEDKYSDNPFATFDYSDFSTSKAMTLNEVVKTLDKAAEDPSISGIFMDISAVPTGFGNLEEVRNALMDFRSSGKFIYAYADNLSQKGYYIASVADSVFLNPVGGMEFKGLATQVAFFSGLLKKLDVEPQIIRHGKFKSAVEPFIQDKMSPENRLQTEVFLGSMWQHILQQISQKRDISVEELNNIAEQYLINSADDALEHKLVDRLVYKDQVLQTIANKTEAKDTESIKFLKLSEYFSSANAKVSEISKDRIAVIYASGNIIKGKGSGASSEVISDEKISKLIRKARNDDKIKAVVFRINSPGGDALASEVIWREAKLTKEVKPFIVSMGNVAASGGYYIACPADKIFSNPTTLTGSIGVFGVIPNIQKFFSNKLGVTFDQVKTNKHSDYISGLRPLTAEETQFLTKNIEDIYTVFTSRVAEGRNMSVADVDNIGQGRVWSGINAKQIGLVDEFGGLKAAVAEAANLAKLDSYRVVEYPKRKDPMELIMESISNMSETKIKNEFGEYYNYIQMIKQVKQMEGVQALMPQNYDIY